A region of Pseudomonas marginalis DNA encodes the following proteins:
- a CDS encoding response regulator yields the protein MSNLLIVDDDLEVLALLKKFFMQHGYAVETVAGGTELWAAMERHPADLIILDLMLPGENGLLLCQRLRQQHATPVIMLTAMGELSDRVVGLEMGADDYLSKPFDARELLARVRAVLRRAGEGRPVLGESARPLIRFAGWQLDVTRRELRSPDEVMIPLSSGEFDLLLVFVEHPQRVLTREQLLNLARGHSHDAFDRSIDVQVSRLRRKLEFDTKRPAMIRTVRNGGYQFTASVSRS from the coding sequence GTGAGCAACCTTTTGATCGTGGACGATGACCTTGAAGTCCTCGCGCTGCTGAAGAAATTCTTTATGCAACATGGCTATGCGGTCGAGACCGTCGCCGGTGGCACCGAGCTGTGGGCCGCCATGGAGCGTCATCCCGCCGACCTGATCATTCTTGACCTGATGCTGCCGGGGGAGAACGGCTTGTTGCTGTGCCAGCGCCTGCGCCAGCAGCACGCAACACCGGTGATCATGCTCACCGCCATGGGCGAACTCAGTGACCGCGTGGTAGGCCTGGAAATGGGCGCCGATGACTACTTGAGCAAGCCCTTCGACGCCCGTGAACTGCTGGCGCGGGTGCGTGCGGTATTGCGTCGGGCAGGCGAGGGGCGGCCGGTGTTGGGCGAGTCTGCTCGTCCCTTGATTCGCTTTGCGGGCTGGCAACTGGACGTTACGCGCCGTGAACTGCGCTCCCCCGACGAGGTGATGATCCCGCTGTCATCCGGTGAGTTCGACCTGCTGCTGGTCTTCGTCGAACACCCCCAGCGCGTGCTGACCCGCGAACAACTGCTGAACCTGGCGCGGGGCCATAGCCATGACGCGTTCGACCGCAGCATCGACGTGCAGGTCAGCCGCCTGCGCCGCAAGCTGGAGTTCGATACCAAGCGCCCGGCCATGATCCGCACCGTGCGCAATGGCGGTTATCAATTCACCGCCAGCGTGAGCCGTTCATGA
- a CDS encoding VacJ family lipoprotein, whose product MRSLTYPRHLARQVVLLLTVSYLTGCASPAPSGTTTRCAQVNYPVYDPAEPLNRGVFAFNRTVDNYALAPVARGYRYLPDFFQQGVHNFASNFSEPKVFINDLLQGNPRRSVNTLGRFALNTTVGVVGLIDVSDRVGIPRHSADFGQTFGVWGIGNGPIVELPLLGTSNSRDAAGKVLSFLVSPLGDSDTVQTLGTLSLVGGTVDTRASLLPLTDSLQKLPDYYSAIRNVVAQNRAAFVLDGKDGATTPATGGCANGAADDF is encoded by the coding sequence ATGCGCTCACTGACCTACCCCCGGCACCTGGCTCGCCAGGTCGTGCTGTTGTTGACCGTGTCTTACCTCACGGGCTGCGCCAGCCCGGCCCCCTCGGGCACCACCACCCGCTGCGCACAGGTGAATTACCCGGTGTATGACCCGGCCGAACCGCTCAATCGCGGGGTGTTTGCCTTCAACCGGACGGTGGATAACTACGCCCTGGCGCCGGTAGCACGTGGCTACCGCTACCTGCCGGATTTTTTCCAGCAGGGTGTGCATAACTTTGCGAGCAACTTCAGCGAGCCGAAGGTGTTTATCAATGACCTGTTGCAAGGCAACCCAAGGCGCTCGGTCAATACCCTTGGCCGTTTTGCGCTGAATACCACAGTGGGCGTGGTGGGGCTGATCGATGTATCAGACCGCGTGGGCATCCCGCGCCATAGCGCCGACTTCGGCCAGACATTCGGCGTGTGGGGCATCGGCAACGGGCCGATTGTCGAACTGCCACTGCTGGGCACCAGCAACAGCCGCGATGCGGCAGGCAAAGTCTTGAGTTTCCTGGTCTCGCCGTTGGGAGACAGTGACACCGTGCAGACCCTGGGCACCCTCAGCCTGGTAGGTGGCACCGTGGATACCCGGGCATCACTGTTGCCGCTCACCGACAGCCTGCAAAAATTGCCGGACTATTACAGCGCAATACGTAATGTCGTGGCACAAAACCGTGCGGCGTTTGTGCTGGATGGCAAGGACGGCGCGACCACTCCCGCGACCGGGGGTTGCGCGAACGGCGCCGCTGATGACTTCTGA
- a CDS encoding alkaline phosphatase D family protein: MPHPDTLPAVLAGPLLRRLEPRRLVLWLVGSRALPLSLKLHCADQCLDIPLGQDRCQVVPVGRQAYIHLIDVRLDEALPQDVVIHYDLLVDDAGIAEWAPHLLYTDTHCPSFVLHSHIHQLVHGSCRKPHHSADEGLLCVDRLLADAQTPADRPALLMMSGDQVYADDVAGPMLRAIHGLIARLGLFDEYLEGAVVDDSASLYGHHASYYHRADLLPALDSNETLRERFFGGVKKPIFTSSTADNHLVTFAEVMAMYLLVWSPVPWSLLTVQPPQLSADEAARYAREQVQVDKFRDGLPGVARVFAHLPTLMIFDDHDITDDWNLSAQWEETAYGHPFSRRIIGNALLAYLLCQGWGNNPDAFDELVGHTQALASQAQSNHLDAQAQDALLAALLKFQQWHYVLPTTPALVVLDTRTRRWRSEFTLKQPSGLLDWEALSELQQELLDHPSAIIVSPAPVFGVKLIETVQKIFSWCGHPLLVDAENWMAHRGAAQVILNIFRHSRTPGNYVILSGDVHYSFVYEVLIRHRNAGPRIWQITSSGIKNEFPPRLLEWFDRLNRWLYSPRSPLNWFTRRRTMQVVPHIPEHAEAGERLWNSAGIGQVFFNERGQPDKIYQHNADGKARTRMIAPKQ; this comes from the coding sequence ATGCCACATCCCGACACCTTGCCCGCCGTACTCGCCGGCCCTCTGCTGCGGCGCCTGGAACCCCGGCGCCTGGTGCTGTGGCTGGTGGGGAGCCGGGCATTGCCCCTGAGCCTGAAACTGCACTGTGCCGACCAGTGCCTGGACATACCGCTGGGCCAGGACCGGTGCCAGGTCGTGCCAGTGGGGCGCCAGGCGTACATCCATCTGATTGATGTACGCCTGGACGAGGCGCTGCCCCAGGACGTAGTCATCCACTATGATCTGCTGGTCGACGATGCCGGCATTGCCGAATGGGCACCGCACCTGCTGTACACCGACACACACTGCCCAAGTTTCGTACTGCACAGCCACATCCATCAGCTGGTACACGGCTCCTGCCGCAAACCTCACCACAGCGCCGACGAAGGCCTGCTCTGCGTTGATCGGCTGCTGGCCGATGCACAGACCCCGGCCGACCGCCCAGCCTTGCTGATGATGAGCGGCGACCAGGTGTACGCCGACGATGTGGCCGGGCCGATGTTGCGGGCGATCCATGGGCTGATTGCGCGCCTGGGCCTGTTCGATGAGTACCTGGAAGGCGCGGTGGTAGACGACAGCGCCAGCCTCTACGGGCATCACGCCAGCTACTACCACCGCGCAGACCTGCTACCCGCGCTGGACAGCAATGAGACCCTGCGCGAACGTTTCTTTGGCGGCGTGAAAAAGCCGATTTTCACCAGCAGCACCGCCGACAATCACCTGGTGACGTTCGCCGAAGTCATGGCGATGTACCTGCTGGTGTGGTCGCCCGTCCCCTGGTCCCTGCTCACCGTACAGCCACCGCAACTGAGCGCCGATGAAGCTGCGCGCTATGCCCGCGAACAGGTGCAGGTGGATAAATTTCGCGACGGCCTGCCGGGCGTGGCGCGGGTATTCGCCCATCTACCCACCTTGATGATCTTTGACGATCACGACATCACCGACGACTGGAACCTCAGCGCGCAATGGGAAGAAACCGCCTACGGCCATCCGTTCTCCAGACGCATCATCGGTAACGCCCTGCTGGCGTACCTGCTGTGCCAGGGCTGGGGCAATAACCCGGACGCCTTTGATGAGCTGGTGGGCCACACCCAGGCACTGGCCAGCCAGGCGCAGAGCAATCACTTGGACGCCCAGGCACAGGATGCTTTGCTCGCGGCGCTGCTGAAGTTCCAGCAGTGGCACTACGTGCTGCCCACCACGCCGGCCCTGGTAGTGCTCGACACCCGCACCCGGCGCTGGCGCAGCGAATTCACCCTCAAGCAACCGTCCGGCCTGCTGGACTGGGAAGCCTTGAGCGAACTGCAACAGGAACTGCTCGACCACCCCTCGGCCATCATCGTCTCCCCTGCGCCTGTGTTTGGCGTCAAGCTGATCGAGACCGTGCAGAAGATCTTCAGTTGGTGCGGGCACCCTTTGCTGGTGGACGCGGAAAACTGGATGGCCCATCGCGGTGCAGCCCAAGTGATCCTCAACATCTTTCGCCACTCGCGCACACCGGGTAACTACGTGATCCTCTCGGGCGATGTGCACTACTCGTTCGTCTATGAAGTGCTGATCCGCCATCGCAACGCCGGTCCCAGGATCTGGCAGATCACCAGCAGCGGCATCAAGAACGAATTTCCACCGCGATTGCTGGAATGGTTCGACCGCCTCAACCGCTGGCTGTACTCGCCGCGCTCGCCTCTCAACTGGTTCACTCGCCGCCGCACCATGCAGGTGGTGCCGCATATCCCGGAGCATGCCGAGGCCGGTGAACGGTTATGGAATTCGGCAGGCATCGGCCAAGTGTTCTTCAACGAGCGGGGGCAGCCTGACAAGATCTACCAGCACAACGCCGACGGGAAGGCGCGTACGAGGATGATCGCGCCGAAGCAATAG